A portion of the Candidatus Binataceae bacterium genome contains these proteins:
- a CDS encoding DUF1499 domain-containing protein — MIPAWLSLLDAILAVILLAVGIGGAHFYLVAPMLGFQLFLLSVPLAALAFLIGLLGIARTGAEPRRAGRPIALAGTILGLVVAVPLILIIRSWMSMHAPLINDITTDFDNPPEFVKPPGMSPEAMKYRRDYFAPQQIAGYGKLEPLHLDDKPAQAFAKVNAAAHTMPGWEIVWVDPGTRTIEGIQRSDLFRFCDDFVIQVRPAADGAGSVVEMRSRSRDGKGDFAVNYHRIEDFFAMLKNESAAKS, encoded by the coding sequence ATGATCCCAGCCTGGCTTTCGTTGCTCGACGCGATATTGGCGGTGATCCTGCTGGCAGTCGGCATCGGTGGCGCGCACTTCTACCTGGTTGCACCGATGCTGGGCTTCCAGCTCTTCCTGCTGAGCGTGCCGCTGGCGGCGCTTGCCTTCCTGATCGGGCTTTTGGGAATCGCGCGCACCGGCGCCGAGCCGCGCCGGGCGGGGCGTCCGATCGCGCTGGCCGGCACGATCCTGGGCCTAGTGGTCGCCGTCCCGCTGATTCTCATCATTCGTAGCTGGATGTCGATGCACGCGCCGCTCATCAACGACATCACCACCGACTTCGACAATCCGCCCGAGTTCGTCAAACCGCCCGGGATGTCCCCGGAAGCGATGAAGTACAGGCGCGACTACTTTGCGCCGCAGCAGATCGCCGGCTACGGCAAGCTCGAGCCGTTGCATCTCGACGACAAGCCGGCCCAAGCCTTCGCCAAGGTCAACGCCGCGGCGCATACGATGCCCGGATGGGAGATCGTATGGGTTGATCCGGGCACGCGCACCATCGAGGGCATCCAGCGCTCCGACCTGTTCCGCTTCTGCGACGATTTCGTGATCCAGGTGCGGCCCGCCGCCGACGGCGCCGGCAGCGTGGTCGAGATGCGCTCGCGCTCGCGCGACGGCAAGGGCGACTTCGCCGTCAATTACCATCGGATCGAGGACTTCTTCGCGATGCTCAAAAACGAGAGCGCCGCGAAGTCCTAG
- a CDS encoding methyltransferase domain-containing protein, producing the protein MANAYYKQHWVEVEPERQGAYDEILAYHPALDPLLQPLEPGLGMRLLDVGSGPGYTALEMARRVGASGRVVGVDINADFVAAASRRARAQGLNAEFVQAAVPPLPFPDRSFERVLCKNVLEYVDSAADTMAEMARVAASGAIVVAIDSDWEMLALELAPRAQALSDRVIAAARAIAVNEPRIGRRLHGLMRRAGLDEVKVSVFASADTRGHLAVMLRQSLARYARDSGAVSAAEVERWLGAVDEAIAAGEYLFMLPQFVARGMKR; encoded by the coding sequence GTGGCCAACGCCTATTACAAGCAGCATTGGGTCGAAGTCGAACCCGAACGCCAGGGGGCCTATGACGAGATTCTGGCCTACCATCCGGCGCTCGACCCTCTGTTGCAGCCGCTGGAGCCGGGGCTCGGGATGCGGCTGCTCGACGTCGGCTCGGGGCCCGGCTATACGGCGCTAGAGATGGCGCGACGGGTCGGCGCGTCGGGGCGGGTGGTCGGCGTCGATATCAACGCCGACTTCGTCGCCGCCGCGTCGCGTCGCGCGCGCGCTCAGGGGCTCAATGCTGAATTCGTGCAGGCGGCGGTTCCGCCGCTCCCCTTCCCGGACCGCAGCTTCGAGCGCGTGCTGTGCAAGAACGTGCTCGAATACGTCGATTCGGCGGCGGACACGATGGCCGAGATGGCGCGGGTGGCCGCGTCGGGGGCGATCGTGGTCGCGATCGACAGCGACTGGGAGATGCTCGCGCTGGAGCTGGCGCCGCGCGCGCAGGCGCTGAGCGACCGGGTTATCGCGGCGGCCCGCGCCATCGCGGTCAACGAGCCGCGCATCGGACGGCGGCTGCACGGCCTGATGCGCCGGGCGGGACTCGACGAGGTTAAAGTTTCGGTCTTCGCGAGCGCCGACACCCGGGGCCATCTGGCCGTGATGTTGCGCCAGAGTCTGGCGCGTTACGCGCGGGACTCGGGCGCGGTCAGTGCGGCGGAGGTCGAGCGATGGCTCGGCGCGGTGGACGAGGCGATCGCCGCTGGCGAGTACCTGTTCATGCTGCCGCAGTTCGTGGCCCGCGGGATGAAGCGCTAG
- the metH gene encoding methionine synthase, which translates to MSTTRDRLKLLREALAERIVIIDGAAGTSIQAMHLGAADFGGAQFEGCNENLVRTRPDRIRELHQGFLDAGADIIETNTFGATSIVLAEYGLAEHAREINRTAAQIARAAADAAATAAKPRFVAGSMGPTTKAISVTGGVTFDQLAAAYQEQAEGLIEGGVDLLLLETVQDTLNCKAGLLGIERATATAGIEVAVAVSGTIETMGTLLAGQDIEAFYTSLAHRELLWMGLNCATGPDFMTDHLRTLSAICRFDVACVPNAGLPDEEGHYNESPESLAFKLERFVDAGWINLVGGCCGTTAAHIRMLAQMAAGKRPRRPATVRRSVVSGIEALVIDENTRPVIVGERTNVLGSRKFKRLIAEGRLEEAAEVGRLQVRRGAHLLDVCLQDPDRNEVADLTAFLEVEVKKVKVPLMIDTTDARALEEALKRTPGKSIINSINLEDGEERFERVVPLARRYGAALVVGCIDEDKQQAQAITRARKLAIAERSYKLLTEKYGVEPEDIIFDPLVFPVGTGDRNYIGSAVETIEGIALIKTTMPRCRTVLGISNVSFGLPEAGREVLNSVMLYHCVQNGLDLAIVNAEKLERYHSIPEEERRLAEDLIWWRGEDPIAAFAGYFRARKSKPSHAEHRALPLDERLALYILEGSREGLTEDLDEALKTRPPLEIINGPLMKGMDEVGRLFNANQMIVAEVLQSAEAMKAAVAYLEPHMEKTDSAARGTIVLATVKGDVHDIGKNLVDIILSNNGYRVLNLGIKVPPEELIKAYEEHHPDAIGLSGLLVKSAQMMVATAQDLRAAGIACPILVGGAALSARFTRMKIAPEYDGLVAYANDAMEGLDLANQIMDEERRAALRRALEAETHRLLASARPAAAPARAARKASAVRQDVEIPQPPDLKSHVVRGYDLGEIFRYINPVMLYTRHLGLRNYEQALAEGDPRAKELKAAVAAVEEVMLARADIAANAIYRFFPARSDGDRTIEICAPDGKTVLERFVFGRQSEEPGLCLADYVAPRGSGRTDYVCMFVTTIGTGVRALAEQWKERGEYLRSHILQVLALEGAEAFAELLHQKIRAMWGFADPAAIAMRDLFQAHYRGKRYSFGYPACPRLEDQEKLFRLLDVDKHAIGVTLTEGWMMDPESSVSAIVFHHPEARYFSLSAADTEALERELAAETSPRVAALS; encoded by the coding sequence ATGAGTACTACCCGGGACCGACTGAAACTTCTGCGCGAGGCGCTCGCCGAGCGGATCGTCATAATTGACGGCGCGGCGGGAACTTCGATCCAAGCGATGCATCTGGGCGCCGCCGACTTCGGCGGCGCCCAGTTCGAAGGATGCAACGAGAACCTCGTCCGCACCCGGCCCGACAGGATCCGCGAGCTGCATCAGGGCTTCCTCGACGCCGGCGCCGACATCATCGAGACCAACACCTTCGGCGCCACTTCGATCGTCCTTGCCGAATACGGGCTCGCCGAGCATGCGCGCGAAATCAATCGGACGGCCGCGCAGATCGCGCGCGCCGCCGCCGACGCCGCCGCCACGGCCGCTAAGCCGCGCTTCGTCGCCGGCTCGATGGGGCCGACGACCAAGGCCATCTCAGTCACCGGCGGCGTCACCTTCGACCAGCTGGCGGCGGCCTACCAGGAGCAGGCCGAGGGACTGATCGAGGGCGGCGTCGACCTGCTGCTGCTCGAGACCGTGCAGGACACGCTCAACTGCAAGGCCGGGCTGCTCGGAATCGAGCGCGCGACGGCCACCGCAGGCATTGAAGTCGCGGTCGCGGTGTCGGGCACGATCGAGACGATGGGGACGTTGCTCGCGGGGCAGGACATCGAGGCCTTCTACACCTCGCTCGCCCATCGCGAGCTGCTCTGGATGGGGCTCAACTGCGCGACCGGCCCCGACTTCATGACCGACCATCTGCGCACGCTCTCGGCAATTTGTCGCTTCGACGTCGCCTGCGTGCCCAACGCCGGGCTGCCCGACGAGGAAGGCCATTACAACGAGTCGCCTGAGTCGCTCGCCTTTAAGCTGGAGCGCTTCGTCGACGCCGGATGGATCAACCTGGTCGGCGGATGCTGCGGTACGACCGCCGCGCACATCCGGATGCTCGCGCAGATGGCCGCGGGCAAGCGCCCGCGACGGCCCGCCACCGTGCGCCGCTCGGTGGTTTCGGGAATCGAGGCGCTGGTGATCGACGAGAACACCCGACCGGTGATCGTCGGCGAGCGCACCAATGTGCTCGGCAGCCGCAAGTTCAAGCGGCTCATCGCGGAAGGCCGCCTCGAAGAGGCCGCCGAGGTCGGCCGGCTCCAGGTGCGCCGCGGCGCCCACCTGCTCGACGTCTGTCTGCAGGACCCCGACCGCAACGAGGTCGCCGATCTGACCGCCTTCCTCGAAGTCGAGGTTAAAAAGGTCAAGGTTCCGCTGATGATCGACACCACCGACGCGCGCGCGCTCGAAGAGGCGCTCAAGCGCACACCGGGCAAGTCGATTATCAACTCGATCAACCTCGAGGACGGCGAGGAGCGCTTCGAGCGCGTGGTGCCGCTTGCGCGGCGCTACGGAGCGGCGCTGGTCGTCGGCTGCATCGACGAGGACAAGCAGCAGGCGCAGGCGATCACGCGCGCGCGCAAGCTCGCGATCGCCGAGCGCTCCTACAAGCTGCTCACCGAAAAGTACGGCGTCGAGCCCGAGGACATCATCTTCGACCCACTGGTCTTCCCGGTCGGCACCGGCGACCGCAACTACATCGGCTCGGCGGTCGAGACCATCGAGGGCATCGCGCTGATCAAGACCACGATGCCGCGGTGCAGGACCGTGCTCGGCATCTCCAACGTCTCCTTCGGCCTGCCCGAGGCCGGACGCGAGGTGCTGAACTCGGTGATGCTCTACCATTGCGTGCAAAACGGGCTCGATCTCGCGATCGTCAACGCCGAAAAGCTCGAGCGCTACCACTCGATTCCCGAGGAGGAGCGCCGGCTCGCCGAGGACCTGATCTGGTGGCGCGGCGAGGACCCGATCGCGGCATTCGCCGGCTATTTCCGCGCGCGCAAGTCGAAGCCGTCGCACGCCGAGCATCGCGCGCTGCCGCTCGACGAGCGGCTCGCGCTCTATATCCTCGAAGGCTCGCGCGAGGGACTGACCGAGGACCTCGACGAGGCGCTCAAGACGCGTCCGCCGCTGGAGATCATCAACGGCCCGCTGATGAAGGGGATGGACGAAGTTGGCCGGCTGTTCAACGCGAACCAGATGATCGTTGCCGAGGTGCTCCAGTCGGCCGAGGCGATGAAGGCCGCGGTCGCCTATCTCGAACCTCACATGGAGAAGACGGACAGCGCCGCCCGCGGCACCATCGTTCTCGCCACGGTCAAGGGCGACGTCCACGACATCGGCAAGAACCTCGTCGATATCATCCTCAGCAACAACGGCTACCGCGTGCTCAATCTCGGCATCAAGGTGCCGCCCGAGGAGCTGATCAAGGCCTACGAGGAGCATCATCCGGACGCGATTGGGCTCTCCGGACTGCTCGTGAAGTCAGCGCAGATGATGGTCGCGACGGCGCAGGACCTGCGCGCGGCTGGGATCGCCTGTCCGATCCTGGTCGGCGGCGCCGCGCTCTCGGCGCGCTTTACCCGGATGAAGATCGCGCCGGAATACGACGGACTCGTCGCCTACGCCAACGACGCGATGGAAGGGCTGGACCTGGCCAACCAGATCATGGACGAGGAGCGGCGCGCCGCGCTGCGCCGGGCGCTGGAGGCCGAAACGCACAGGCTGCTGGCATCGGCCAGGCCCGCTGCCGCCCCCGCGCGCGCCGCGCGCAAGGCGTCTGCGGTGCGCCAGGATGTCGAGATTCCGCAGCCGCCGGACCTCAAATCCCACGTCGTGCGCGGCTACGACCTCGGCGAGATCTTCCGCTACATCAACCCGGTGATGCTCTATACGCGCCACCTCGGCCTGCGCAACTACGAGCAAGCGCTCGCCGAGGGCGACCCGCGCGCCAAAGAGCTCAAGGCGGCGGTTGCCGCGGTCGAAGAGGTGATGCTCGCACGGGCGGACATCGCGGCCAACGCGATTTATCGCTTTTTCCCGGCGCGCTCCGACGGCGACCGCACGATCGAGATCTGCGCGCCGGACGGCAAAACCGTGCTCGAACGATTCGTCTTCGGCCGCCAGAGCGAGGAGCCGGGCCTCTGCCTTGCCGATTACGTCGCGCCGCGCGGCTCAGGACGCACGGACTATGTTTGTATGTTCGTGACCACCATCGGCACCGGCGTGCGTGCGCTGGCCGAGCAATGGAAGGAGCGCGGCGAATACCTGCGCTCGCACATCCTGCAGGTGCTCGCGCTGGAGGGCGCTGAGGCGTTCGCCGAGCTGCTCCATCAGAAGATCCGCGCGATGTGGGGTTTCGCTGACCCGGCGGCGATCGCGATGAGAGACCTGTTCCAGGCGCACTACCGCGGCAAACGCTACTCGTTCGGCTATCCGGCTTGTCCGCGGCTCGAGGACCAGGAGAAACTCTTCCGCCTGCTCGACGTCGACAAGCATGCGATTGGCGTGACGCTCACCGAGGGCTGGATGATGGATCCCGAGAGCTCGGTGAGCGCGATCGTCTTCCACCATCCCGAGGCACGCTACTTCAGCCTTTCCGCCGCCGACACTGAGGCGCTCGAGCGCGAGCTGGCAGCCGAGACTTCACCCCGCGTGGCCGCCCTGTCGTAA
- a CDS encoding non-canonical purine NTP pyrophosphatase: protein MKPLLIATTNRAKLDEYRILLHGFGLAPLSLHDAGVDDHTPEETGATFADNARLKARFYFARANLPTLADDGGLEVDALGGEPGVRSHRWLTEAAAAAHGGSLDLALAEEVIRRMAGVARERRTARLRAAAVLVYHEHGQIHERVSEAAIEGVIAERVLTPVRTGFPYRSVLVLPDRRCYLGELPEEEAARLSQRRTALEALRADLERIAGMR from the coding sequence ATGAAACCACTGCTGATCGCGACTACCAATCGCGCCAAGCTCGACGAGTATCGCATCCTGCTCCACGGCTTCGGCCTCGCGCCACTCTCCCTGCACGACGCCGGCGTCGACGACCATACGCCCGAAGAGACCGGCGCGACCTTCGCCGACAACGCGCGGCTCAAGGCACGGTTTTACTTCGCGCGCGCCAACTTACCGACGCTCGCCGACGATGGCGGGCTCGAAGTTGACGCGCTCGGCGGCGAGCCGGGCGTGCGGTCGCATCGATGGCTCACCGAGGCGGCCGCCGCCGCGCACGGCGGCAGCCTCGACCTCGCGCTGGCCGAAGAGGTGATTCGGCGGATGGCGGGAGTCGCGCGCGAACGGCGCACTGCCCGCCTGCGGGCGGCCGCGGTGCTCGTCTATCACGAGCACGGGCAGATCCACGAGCGCGTCAGCGAGGCCGCGATCGAGGGAGTCATCGCGGAGCGCGTGCTGACGCCGGTGCGTACGGGCTTTCCCTATCGCTCCGTGCTGGTCCTGCCGGATCGCCGATGCTACCTGGGCGAGCTGCCCGAGGAGGAGGCCGCACGGCTCAGCCAGCGTCGCACCGCACTCGAAGCCCTGCGCGCCGATCTCGAGCGGATCGCGGGAATGCGCTGA
- the guaB gene encoding IMP dehydrogenase, producing the protein MPYQELREGLTFDDVLLLPQASDLLPSSCDVATMLTPNIRLRIPLVSSPMDTVTESRTAIAIAQMGGLGFIHRNLPLERQAAEVAAVKKYESGMIVDPVTVHPEQKIADALSIMERHGISGLPVVTDGRLVGILTNRDLRFERRLDKAVREVMTTRVITAHPGISLEEAKEILQAHRIEKLPLVDERGRLSGLITVKDMDKATRHPYSSKDKMGRLRVGAAIGVGPERAERAAALVRAGVDVLCIDTAHGHSRNVIEALQATKREFPEVEVMAGNVATTEGAKALIDAGADALRVGMGPGSICTTRVVSGVGVPQITAIMDCVAVAEPRGVPVTADGGIRFSGDIVKALAAGASNVMIGSLFAGTEESPGETILYQGRTYKLYRGMGSLGAMSERVRDRYGQSEVHESKLVPEGIEGRVPHRGSLASNIEQLVGGVQAGMGYIGAANLVELRRRARFIRVSDAGQRESHVHDVFITKEAPNYRQ; encoded by the coding sequence ATGCCCTACCAGGAGCTTCGTGAAGGACTGACCTTCGACGACGTGCTCTTGCTTCCGCAGGCCTCCGACCTGCTGCCCTCCAGCTGCGACGTCGCCACGATGCTGACGCCCAACATCCGCCTGCGCATCCCCCTGGTGTCGAGCCCGATGGACACCGTGACCGAGTCGCGCACGGCGATCGCGATCGCCCAGATGGGCGGGCTTGGCTTCATCCATCGCAACCTCCCGCTTGAGCGCCAGGCCGCCGAAGTCGCCGCGGTAAAGAAGTATGAAAGCGGAATGATCGTTGATCCCGTCACCGTCCATCCCGAGCAGAAGATCGCCGACGCGCTATCGATAATGGAGCGCCACGGTATTTCCGGACTGCCCGTGGTCACCGACGGCCGCCTGGTCGGCATCCTGACCAACCGCGATCTGCGCTTCGAACGACGGCTGGACAAGGCTGTGCGCGAGGTGATGACCACGCGCGTGATCACCGCCCATCCGGGCATCAGCCTCGAAGAGGCCAAGGAGATCCTCCAGGCCCACCGGATCGAAAAGCTGCCGCTGGTTGACGAGCGCGGACGCCTCAGCGGCCTCATCACCGTCAAAGACATGGACAAGGCGACCCGCCATCCGTACTCCAGCAAGGACAAGATGGGCCGCTTGCGCGTGGGCGCGGCGATCGGCGTCGGTCCCGAGCGCGCCGAACGCGCCGCCGCACTGGTGCGCGCCGGGGTCGACGTGCTCTGCATCGACACCGCCCACGGCCATTCGCGCAACGTGATCGAGGCGCTCCAGGCGACCAAGCGCGAATTCCCCGAGGTCGAGGTGATGGCGGGCAATGTCGCCACTACCGAAGGTGCCAAGGCGCTCATCGACGCCGGCGCCGACGCGCTGCGGGTCGGGATGGGACCCGGATCGATCTGCACCACGCGAGTTGTTTCGGGCGTCGGCGTCCCGCAGATCACGGCGATCATGGACTGCGTGGCGGTCGCCGAGCCGCGCGGCGTGCCGGTGACCGCCGATGGCGGAATTCGCTTCTCCGGCGACATCGTCAAGGCGCTGGCCGCCGGCGCCTCCAACGTGATGATCGGTTCGCTGTTCGCCGGGACTGAGGAAAGCCCGGGCGAGACGATTCTCTACCAGGGGCGGACCTACAAGCTGTACCGCGGGATGGGCTCGCTGGGCGCGATGAGCGAACGGGTGCGCGACCGCTACGGCCAGAGCGAGGTCCACGAGAGCAAGCTGGTGCCGGAAGGGATCGAGGGGCGGGTGCCGCATCGCGGCTCGCTCGCCTCCAACATCGAGCAGCTCGTCGGTGGCGTGCAGGCCGGGATGGGCTACATCGGGGCCGCCAACCTTGTCGAGCTGCGCCGGCGCGCGCGCTTCATCCGGGTCAGCGACGCCGGTCAGCGCGAGAGCCACGTCCACGACGTCTTCATCACCAAGGAAGCCCCCAACTACCGGCAGTAA
- a CDS encoding D-alanine--D-alanine ligase family protein: MSEKRRLTVGVLFGGRSSEHEVSLRSALTVMSAIDPARYEVVPIGIGRDGRWYLRDDAMRMLSEAAPRLEALGAGGVEVSLLPHPAGRTLVETMHNRAHGRASAARRTPTPARGARHALPGPLDVVFPVLHGTYGEDGTVQGLLELAGIPYVGAGVLGSAIGMDKDVQKRLLREAGIPVVRYAALERADWRDDPAGAAHLARSLGYPVFVKPNALGSSVGISKVKRESDLDRALRDAFGYDRKVLIEAACEGRELECAVLGNDRPEASIPGEIVVKGRHEFYSYESKYVDPEGAEIKIPADVPPAQSEHLRKLAVAAFRALGLRGMARVDFLARPSLSEIFVNEVNTIPGFTAISMYPKLWEATGLPLPQLIERLLELALEEHRERAELKITYEPREG, translated from the coding sequence ATGAGCGAGAAACGAAGACTCACAGTGGGCGTGCTGTTCGGCGGACGGTCGAGCGAGCACGAGGTTTCGCTGCGCTCGGCGCTGACTGTGATGTCGGCGATCGATCCGGCGCGCTACGAGGTCGTGCCGATCGGAATCGGGCGCGATGGCCGCTGGTATCTGCGCGACGACGCGATGCGGATGCTCTCCGAGGCGGCGCCGCGGCTGGAGGCGTTGGGCGCGGGCGGCGTCGAGGTCAGCCTGCTGCCACATCCGGCCGGCCGCACCTTGGTCGAGACGATGCACAACCGCGCCCATGGCAGGGCGAGTGCCGCCCGTCGCACTCCGACGCCGGCGCGCGGCGCGCGGCACGCGCTCCCGGGCCCGCTCGACGTCGTCTTCCCGGTGCTGCACGGCACCTACGGCGAGGACGGTACGGTGCAGGGGCTCCTGGAGCTGGCGGGAATTCCCTACGTCGGTGCGGGCGTGCTGGGCTCGGCAATCGGGATGGACAAGGACGTGCAGAAGCGGCTATTGCGCGAGGCCGGCATTCCGGTGGTCCGCTACGCGGCGCTCGAGCGCGCGGACTGGCGCGACGATCCGGCCGGCGCCGCTCACCTGGCGCGCTCGCTTGGCTATCCGGTCTTTGTCAAGCCTAACGCGCTCGGCTCCTCGGTCGGGATCAGCAAGGTCAAGCGGGAAAGCGACCTCGACCGCGCGCTGCGCGACGCCTTCGGCTACGACCGCAAGGTGCTGATCGAAGCCGCCTGCGAGGGGCGCGAGCTGGAATGCGCGGTGCTCGGCAATGATCGTCCCGAGGCGTCGATCCCGGGCGAGATCGTCGTCAAGGGGCGCCACGAGTTCTACAGCTATGAGTCGAAGTACGTCGACCCCGAAGGCGCCGAAATAAAAATCCCGGCCGACGTGCCCCCCGCGCAAAGCGAGCACCTGCGCAAGCTTGCGGTCGCCGCCTTTCGCGCGCTCGGCCTGCGCGGGATGGCGCGGGTGGATTTTCTCGCCCGTCCCTCCCTGAGCGAAATCTTCGTCAACGAGGTCAATACCATCCCCGGCTTCACCGCGATCAGCATGTATCCCAAGTTGTGGGAGGCGACCGGGCTGCCGCTGCCCCAGCTAATCGAGCGCCTGCTCGAGCTGGCACTGGAGGAGCATCGCGAGCGCGCCGAACTCAAGATAACTTACGAGCCCAGGGAAGGCTGA
- a CDS encoding EthD domain-containing protein yields MVKAIYFIKRKPGMTLEAFGEYWRTRHADAVRKVAGLRRYVQCHTIPSGYRKGEPIYDGVAELWYDDVDAMRRIANSPESRAALEDDAAFLDMSMMDFILAEEVLQKDAPAAPTMMHLVEFIRRKPGMDVAAFQRYWREVHGPLGARIPQMRRYVQNHVRAGAYRGGRQPIYDGVAEVWFDSTDAMRQSAKTEEYRAVRADEPNFIDTTHPFPFIITRDFVML; encoded by the coding sequence ATGGTCAAAGCGATCTATTTCATCAAGCGCAAGCCCGGGATGACTCTCGAGGCCTTCGGCGAGTATTGGCGCACCCGCCATGCCGACGCCGTGCGCAAGGTGGCGGGGCTGCGCCGCTACGTCCAGTGCCACACCATCCCCTCGGGCTACCGCAAGGGCGAACCGATCTACGACGGCGTGGCTGAGCTGTGGTACGACGACGTTGACGCCATGCGCCGCATCGCCAACAGCCCGGAAAGCCGCGCCGCGCTCGAGGACGACGCCGCCTTCCTCGACATGTCCATGATGGATTTCATCCTGGCCGAAGAGGTGCTTCAAAAGGACGCGCCAGCGGCGCCCACGATGATGCATCTGGTGGAGTTTATCCGGCGCAAACCCGGGATGGACGTCGCGGCGTTCCAGCGCTACTGGCGCGAGGTCCACGGCCCACTCGGCGCGAGGATCCCGCAGATGCGGCGTTACGTGCAGAACCACGTCCGTGCCGGCGCCTACCGCGGCGGCCGCCAGCCGATCTACGACGGCGTCGCCGAGGTCTGGTTCGACTCGACTGATGCCATGCGCCAGTCGGCGAAGACCGAGGAGTACCGCGCGGTGCGCGCCGACGAGCCCAACTTCATCGACACCACCCACCCCTTCCCGTTCATCATCACGCGCGACTTCGTGATGCTGTAA
- a CDS encoding mechanosensitive ion channel family protein, producing MSRTTELQFLLGLDRLSPEVRFIVQALVAVIVLLYAVALRRRRGHLHAWPVAVVGVALIIDLLTPALGLSRLSYVVDTSALLIFMCGLIRIALELADAATHRGREHFSTIFRDLLTLALWAFVVMVVLRTFFKIDVTALLAIPAVITVVIGWALQETLGNIFSGLTLQISQPFQPGDWVRSADKVGRVQGVGWRATTILTRANERVDIPNAQLAKDVLFNYASHAVADEISLGISYDEPPNRVREVILGVLRDIPDILRHPSPEIFAWEYGDSAIRYRVKYWLADYGLTEQVHDRVISSLWYALRRNGIEIPFPIRTLKLSREHRMAESEVQRELIAELRGVDFLRALNEDEMRILSASARVRHFGAGELLVREGELGDTLYVMRRGVVDVSASGADGRPVHLNELRRPAFFGEMGLMTGEPRNATIRARTDVEVIEMPREGFIELFKTHPEAAAQMSEIIAARMSQRRELLDAGQTVDGGTRGRSRWLLDKMRAIFDI from the coding sequence ATGAGCCGTACCACGGAGCTCCAGTTCCTTCTCGGACTCGACCGCCTCAGCCCCGAGGTCCGGTTTATCGTCCAGGCGCTGGTGGCAGTGATCGTGCTGCTCTACGCAGTGGCGCTGCGCCGTCGGCGCGGGCACCTGCACGCCTGGCCGGTGGCGGTGGTCGGCGTGGCGCTGATTATCGACCTGCTGACGCCGGCGCTCGGGCTCAGCCGCCTGAGCTACGTGGTCGACACCTCGGCCCTATTGATCTTCATGTGCGGGCTCATCCGGATCGCGCTCGAACTCGCCGACGCCGCAACCCATCGCGGGCGCGAGCACTTCTCCACCATCTTCCGCGACCTGCTGACGCTGGCGCTGTGGGCGTTCGTCGTGATGGTGGTGCTGCGAACGTTCTTCAAGATCGACGTAACCGCGCTGCTCGCCATCCCCGCCGTCATCACCGTGGTGATCGGATGGGCGCTCCAGGAAACCCTGGGCAACATCTTCAGCGGCCTGACGCTTCAGATTTCGCAGCCGTTCCAGCCCGGCGACTGGGTGCGCTCGGCCGACAAGGTCGGGCGCGTGCAGGGCGTGGGCTGGCGGGCGACGACGATTCTGACCCGCGCCAACGAGCGGGTCGATATTCCCAATGCCCAGCTGGCCAAGGACGTGCTTTTCAATTACGCCAGCCACGCCGTCGCCGACGAGATTTCGCTCGGCATCAGCTACGACGAGCCGCCCAACCGCGTGCGCGAGGTAATCCTCGGTGTCCTGCGCGACATCCCCGACATCTTGCGCCATCCGAGCCCCGAGATCTTCGCCTGGGAGTATGGCGACTCGGCCATCCGCTACCGCGTCAAGTACTGGCTTGCCGACTACGGACTGACCGAGCAGGTCCACGACCGCGTGATCTCGAGCCTGTGGTACGCGCTGCGCCGCAACGGGATCGAGATTCCATTTCCAATTCGCACCCTCAAGCTCAGCCGCGAGCACCGGATGGCCGAGTCCGAGGTGCAGCGCGAGCTTATCGCCGAGCTGCGCGGCGTGGACTTCCTGCGCGCGCTAAACGAGGACGAGATGCGCATCCTAAGCGCGTCGGCGCGCGTGCGCCACTTTGGCGCCGGCGAGCTGCTGGTGCGTGAGGGCGAGCTCGGCGACACGCTCTACGTCATGCGCCGCGGCGTGGTTGACGTGAGCGCGAGCGGCGCCGACGGCCGCCCGGTCCATCTCAACGAGCTGCGCCGCCCGGCGTTTTTCGGCGAGATGGGCCTGATGACGGGCGAGCCGCGCAACGCGACCATCCGCGCGCGCACCGACGTCGAGGTCATCGAGATGCCGCGCGAGGGCTTCATCGAGCTGTTCAAGACCCATCCCGAGGCTGCCGCCCAGATGAGCGAGATAATCGCCGCGCGGATGAGCCAGCGGCGCGAGCTGCTCGACGCCGGGCAGACCGTGGACGGCGGCACCCGCGGCCGCTCGCGCTGGCTCCTCGACAAGATGCGCGCAATATTCGATATCTAG